The window CATAGACGATGGTCAAGGCATCGTTCAGCACCTTCTTCAGCCGGTTCTCAGCGTCGTAGCTGAAACGCGCTGGGCCGTTGCTGGGCGTGAATGTATCGCGCGTCTGATTGCCCGCCGCGTCATATTCCAGCGCGCCGCTCTGCCCGACGGGTACGCCCAGCCGGTTATTGGTTGTGGAGGCCGCATAGACCAGATTTGCGTCATTCGTTTCCACGCTACCTGAATCTGGTCAAGGAACCGGAAATCGTCCGCCCCGAGCAGGCTTGGGTAGCCGACATCACTTACGTTCGACTGGGGGACGGCAGCTTCGTTTACCTGGCGATCTTGATGGATGGTTTCACGCGCATCATTCGCGGCTGGGCGCTCTCGCCTGGGCTGGGCGTCGAACTAACGCGCGCCGCACGCGCACTGTGCAACGCACGACCGGAAATCCATCACTCGGATCAAGGCG is drawn from Acidobacteriota bacterium and contains these coding sequences:
- a CDS encoding transposase family protein, which gives rise to MRHSFPRYLNLVKEPEIVRPEQAWVADITYVRLGDGSFVYLAILMDGFTRIIRGWALSPGLGVELTRAARALCNARPEIHHSDQGVQSAATDYVAALKKRNVAISMAAVGHAEENGFAERVIRTIKAEEVALNEYPDLLSAQLHLRRFIDDVYHT